In one window of Nesterenkonia sandarakina DNA:
- a CDS encoding acyl-CoA thioesterase → MAESPLTTNAPPEPAGARADPSGVRLRTQVPLRWGDMDAYGHINNVEVLRLLEEARIRAFGAPAHTGSPVGEPLAPLFNELPRHAQALVIEHRVRYLASLEYRDVPAQIDVWVTQLKGAGLTLAYEIRDGVDGTRCVIAETQLAFFDTEAHRLLRLSTQQREQAAAHQGQSPFRGA, encoded by the coding sequence ATGGCCGAGTCTCCGCTGACCACCAACGCACCTCCGGAACCCGCCGGCGCCCGGGCTGACCCGAGCGGTGTGCGGCTGCGGACCCAGGTGCCGCTGCGCTGGGGTGATATGGACGCCTACGGGCATATCAACAACGTCGAGGTGCTGCGCCTGCTCGAAGAGGCCCGAATCCGGGCCTTCGGGGCCCCGGCGCATACCGGCAGCCCCGTCGGGGAACCCTTGGCTCCGCTGTTCAACGAGCTGCCCCGCCACGCCCAGGCGCTGGTGATCGAACATCGGGTGCGCTACCTCGCGAGCCTCGAGTACCGCGATGTCCCGGCGCAGATCGATGTCTGGGTGACCCAGCTCAAGGGCGCCGGTCTGACCCTGGCATACGAGATCCGCGACGGCGTGGACGGAACCCGCTGCGTGATCGCCGAGACGCAGCTGGCCTTCTTCGACACCGAGGCCCACCGACTGCTGCGGCTGAGCACCCAGCAGCGCGAACAGGCGGCGGCGCACCAGGGTCAGTCTCCCTTCCGCGGGGCCTGA
- a CDS encoding ABC transporter permease encodes MTSSTTTTAPARIEPKSAGFLRDLTSVAHRALRAIPRDPAAVIPALIIPLFFFVVNIGALESVAEGIGVADFRAFQLPVAIVFAVTGVSRASDLVNDISSGYFDRLLLTPMSRSALLLGLMVADLVLVMALCVPVLILGFLVGVEFATGLTGALAFVLIGGLWGLAFTGFPYAIALRTGSPAAVNSSFLLFFPFAFLTTSFLPLEALTGWLAAIADYNPITYLLATLRSLLSEGWIWADLWPGLLAIAIVGTLSFTLAFGALRGRVSRG; translated from the coding sequence GTGACCTCCTCCACGACGACGACCGCGCCGGCCCGGATCGAACCCAAGAGCGCCGGGTTCCTGCGCGATCTCACCTCCGTCGCGCACCGGGCCTTGCGCGCGATTCCGAGGGACCCCGCCGCGGTCATCCCGGCGCTGATCATCCCGCTGTTCTTCTTCGTGGTGAACATCGGAGCCCTGGAATCGGTAGCCGAGGGCATCGGGGTGGCTGACTTCCGGGCCTTCCAGCTGCCGGTGGCGATCGTCTTCGCGGTCACCGGCGTGTCCCGGGCCAGCGATCTGGTCAACGACATCAGCAGCGGCTACTTCGACCGGCTGCTGCTGACACCGATGAGCCGCTCGGCACTGCTGCTGGGGCTCATGGTCGCCGACCTGGTCCTGGTGATGGCGCTGTGCGTGCCGGTGCTGATCCTCGGCTTCCTGGTCGGGGTCGAGTTCGCCACGGGACTCACCGGCGCCCTGGCCTTCGTGCTCATCGGCGGGCTCTGGGGCCTGGCCTTCACCGGTTTCCCCTACGCCATCGCGCTGCGCACCGGAAGCCCCGCTGCGGTGAACTCCTCGTTCCTGCTGTTCTTCCCCTTCGCCTTCCTGACCACGTCCTTCCTCCCGCTGGAGGCACTGACCGGGTGGCTGGCCGCGATCGCGGACTACAACCCGATCACCTATCTGCTCGCCACGCTGCGCTCCCTGCTCTCCGAGGGCTGGATCTGGGCGGATCTCTGGCCCGGGCTGCTGGCGATCGCGATCGTCGGGACGCTGAGCTTCACGCTGGCCTTCGGGGCGCTTCGCGGTCGCGTCTCCCGGGGCTGA